In the genome of Hymenobacter cellulosivorans, one region contains:
- a CDS encoding SMP-30/gluconolactonase/LRE family protein: MLHSSLLPSTGPFLLFRLVRLAAFTVAFTGLLASCSDDDEPETIPANPAKITVPQAALHPEGIQYDETYRHFLVSSRTKGQIGRVKDDSTYAVLADDPRLISTIGLNLDASRNRVLAAVSDAGVNSTRTSPATQRKLAAVAIFNSTTGGLISYTDLGSKAPNYPQHFANDIAVDAQGNAYITDSFAPVIYKLDLQGNATVFLENPLLSGGTGFGLNGIVFHPDGYLLVAKTNDGTLFKVPINDPNSFTKVTTAQSLSLTGADGLLLTDAQTLLVVAGNQSTVYRLSTTAAWASATETGKFATGAVSPTTITRRTPGDAYVLYPYQATSPRFAIVKTVF, encoded by the coding sequence ATGCTGCACTCTTCCCTACTCCCTTCGACTGGGCCGTTTCTGCTGTTTCGCTTGGTCCGTCTGGCGGCCTTCACCGTGGCCTTTACCGGCTTGCTGGCCAGCTGCTCCGACGACGACGAGCCCGAAACTATTCCGGCTAATCCGGCCAAAATAACCGTACCCCAGGCCGCACTGCACCCCGAAGGCATTCAGTACGACGAAACCTACCGACACTTTCTGGTCAGTTCCCGCACTAAAGGCCAGATTGGCCGGGTGAAAGACGACAGCACTTACGCGGTATTGGCCGACGACCCCCGCCTGATTTCGACCATTGGCCTAAACCTCGACGCGAGCCGCAACCGGGTACTCGCAGCCGTATCGGACGCTGGGGTCAACTCTACCCGCACTTCCCCCGCCACCCAGCGTAAGCTGGCGGCCGTAGCCATCTTCAACTCAACTACCGGCGGCCTGATTTCCTACACCGACCTGGGCAGCAAAGCGCCTAACTACCCCCAGCACTTCGCCAACGACATTGCCGTGGACGCGCAGGGCAACGCCTACATTACTGACAGCTTCGCCCCAGTTATCTATAAGCTCGACCTGCAGGGCAACGCTACCGTGTTTCTGGAAAACCCCTTGTTGAGTGGGGGAACGGGGTTTGGGCTGAACGGCATCGTGTTTCACCCCGACGGCTACTTGCTCGTGGCCAAAACCAACGACGGCACGCTGTTCAAAGTACCTATCAACGACCCCAACAGCTTCACCAAGGTTACCACCGCCCAGTCGCTGAGCTTGACTGGGGCCGATGGCCTGCTGCTGACCGATGCGCAGACGCTGCTGGTGGTAGCGGGTAACCAAAGCACGGTATACCGTCTCAGCACGACGGCGGCTTGGGCTTCGGCAACCGAAACGGGCAAGTTTGCCACCGGGGCGGTGAGCCCCACCACCATCACCCGCCGTACGCCGGGCGATGCGTACGTGCTGTATCCCTACCAGGCCACCTCGCCACGGTTTGCCATTGTCAAAACGGTTTTCTAG
- a CDS encoding DUF808 domain-containing protein: protein MASGFFALLDDISALVKVSAASLDDVPAQVAKTTGKVSGIVIDDTAVTPKYVVGLDPSRELSIIYRIAKKSLVNKILILSPAALLLGYFAPWAITPILMLGGAYLCFEGYEKVHSMFSPHHDVDVESDQVQTITPEELEEERVASAVRTDIILSAEIMAIAYSQVTGQPVINQIAVMLAVAVFITVAVYGFVGLIVKADDIGVHLAQEKYGPATRKFGRGLVKFMPRFLSILSYVGTAAMLWVGAEIILHGIPFTAHLLHELELALANIPALGWLAKVLVCAIAGLIIGFVVEKLVLLVKKVLGKDK from the coding sequence ATGGCTTCAGGTTTTTTTGCGCTCTTAGATGACATTTCCGCTCTGGTCAAAGTAAGCGCGGCCAGCCTGGACGACGTACCGGCTCAGGTCGCCAAAACCACCGGCAAGGTTTCCGGCATCGTCATCGACGACACGGCCGTGACTCCCAAGTACGTCGTCGGCCTCGACCCTTCCCGGGAGCTGTCCATCATCTACCGGATTGCCAAAAAGTCCCTGGTCAATAAAATTCTGATTCTGAGTCCGGCGGCCCTGCTGTTGGGCTACTTTGCGCCCTGGGCCATTACGCCCATCCTCATGCTGGGCGGGGCCTACCTCTGCTTCGAGGGCTACGAAAAGGTCCACTCCATGTTCAGCCCCCACCACGACGTGGACGTGGAAAGTGACCAGGTCCAAACCATTACCCCCGAGGAATTAGAAGAGGAACGGGTAGCCAGCGCCGTGCGCACCGATATTATCCTCTCGGCCGAAATCATGGCCATTGCCTACAGTCAGGTCACCGGCCAGCCCGTCATCAACCAGATTGCCGTCATGCTGGCCGTGGCCGTCTTCATCACCGTGGCCGTCTACGGCTTCGTGGGCCTCATCGTGAAAGCCGACGATATCGGCGTCCACCTGGCCCAGGAAAAATACGGCCCTGCCACGCGCAAATTCGGCCGCGGCCTCGTCAAGTTCATGCCCCGCTTCCTGAGCATCCTCAGCTACGTGGGCACCGCCGCCATGCTCTGGGTCGGGGCCGAAATCATCCTCCACGGCATTCCCTTCACCGCCCACCTGCTGCACGAACTGGAACTGGCCCTAGCCAATATCCCCGCCCTGGGCTGGCTGGCCAAGGTGCTGGTCTGCGCCATAGCCGGCTTAATCATCGGTTTTGTAGTCGAAAAGCTGGTACTGCTGGTCAAAAAGGTGCTCGGCAAGGATAAATAA
- the clpB gene encoding ATP-dependent chaperone ClpB: MNFNNYTIKAQEAVQKATEIAGGNQQQAIDTGHLLKGLFQSDENVLSFLAKKLGVNLNILTPRLDTIVAGYPKVSGGSPYLSNEAAAALQRATGFLKEFDDEYVSVEHLLLGLLGGNDATATLLKDTGFNEKDLKAAIKELRGGRKVTSQTAEDQYQSLNRYARNLNEQVRTGKMDPVIGRDEEIRRVLQILSRRTKNNPVLLGEPGVGKTAIVEGLAQRIVAGDVPENLQDKIIMSLDMGLLIAGAKYKGEFEERLKSVIKEVTDSEGQIILFIDEMHTLIGAGGGGEGAMDAANLLKPALARGELHSIGATTLKEYQKYIEKDKALERRFQAVMVDEPTIEDAISIMRGIKEKYELHHGVRITDDAVIAAVELSSRYITDRFLPDKAIDLMDEAAAKLRIELNSMPVELDEVQRRIMQLEIEREAIRREENVDRENVLNKDLAELTAKRDTLKAQWENEKSVLTNIQEQKEAIERFKVEAEQAERQGDYGRVAELRYGKIQEAEAKLKTLQEEANANKDGGSMLQEVVTHEDIAEVVAKWTGIPVSKMLQSDREKLLNLEGELGKRVAGQSEAIAAISDAVRRSRAGLQDPKRPIGSFIFLGTTGVGKTELAKALAEYLFNDENSMVRIDMSEYQERHAVSRLIGAPPGYVGYDEGGQLTEAVRRKPYSVILLDEIEKAHPDVFNILLQVLDDGRLTDNKGRVANFKNTIIIMTSNTGADIIQKNFKELNEYNHDEVVDRTREEVVERLKGHMRPEFLNRIDEIVMFQPLKRKEIRKIVDIQFKQIQQRLEEAGIRLEATDEVLSYLGEQGFDPQFGARPLKRVLQRLVLNELSKDILSGRVTKDAVVEAVLEDDQIRFVNVDVEIPGV; this comes from the coding sequence ATGAACTTTAATAATTATACCATCAAGGCACAGGAGGCCGTGCAGAAGGCCACTGAAATTGCCGGGGGCAACCAGCAGCAGGCCATCGACACCGGCCACCTGCTGAAGGGCCTCTTCCAGAGCGACGAGAACGTCCTCTCGTTTCTGGCCAAGAAGCTGGGCGTCAACCTCAACATCCTCACGCCCCGCCTCGATACCATCGTCGCCGGCTACCCCAAAGTAAGCGGCGGCTCCCCCTACCTCTCCAACGAAGCCGCCGCCGCTCTGCAGCGCGCCACCGGCTTCCTCAAGGAGTTCGACGATGAATACGTGTCGGTAGAACACCTGCTGCTGGGCCTGCTCGGCGGCAACGACGCCACCGCCACCCTGCTCAAAGACACCGGCTTCAACGAGAAAGACCTCAAAGCCGCCATCAAGGAGCTGCGCGGGGGCCGCAAGGTCACGTCCCAGACCGCCGAAGACCAGTACCAGAGCCTCAACCGCTACGCCCGCAACCTCAACGAGCAGGTGCGCACCGGCAAGATGGACCCCGTCATCGGCCGCGACGAGGAAATTCGCCGCGTCCTCCAGATTCTGAGCCGCCGCACCAAGAACAACCCCGTCCTGCTCGGGGAGCCCGGCGTCGGCAAAACCGCCATTGTCGAGGGCCTGGCCCAGCGCATCGTGGCCGGCGACGTGCCCGAAAACCTCCAGGACAAAATCATCATGTCGCTCGACATGGGCCTGCTCATTGCCGGGGCCAAGTACAAGGGCGAGTTCGAGGAGCGCCTCAAGTCCGTCATCAAGGAAGTCACCGACTCCGAAGGCCAGATCATCCTGTTCATCGACGAGATGCACACCCTGATTGGGGCCGGCGGCGGTGGCGAAGGCGCCATGGATGCCGCCAACCTGCTCAAGCCCGCCCTGGCCCGCGGCGAGCTGCACTCCATCGGCGCTACCACCCTCAAGGAGTATCAGAAGTACATCGAGAAGGACAAGGCCCTGGAGCGCCGTTTCCAGGCCGTGATGGTCGATGAGCCTACCATTGAGGACGCCATCAGCATTATGCGCGGCATCAAGGAGAAGTACGAGCTGCACCACGGCGTGCGCATCACCGACGACGCCGTTATTGCCGCCGTGGAGCTGAGCAGCCGCTACATCACCGACCGGTTCCTGCCCGACAAGGCCATCGACCTCATGGACGAGGCCGCCGCCAAGCTCCGCATCGAGCTCAACTCCATGCCCGTGGAGCTCGACGAAGTGCAGCGCCGCATCATGCAGCTCGAAATTGAGCGCGAAGCCATCCGCCGCGAGGAAAACGTGGACCGGGAAAACGTGCTCAACAAGGACCTGGCCGAGCTAACCGCCAAGCGCGACACGCTCAAAGCCCAGTGGGAAAACGAGAAGTCCGTCCTGACCAACATCCAGGAGCAGAAGGAAGCCATTGAGCGGTTCAAAGTCGAAGCCGAGCAGGCCGAGCGCCAGGGCGACTACGGCCGGGTGGCTGAGCTGCGCTACGGCAAGATTCAGGAAGCCGAAGCCAAGCTCAAAACCCTGCAGGAAGAAGCCAACGCCAACAAGGACGGCGGCTCCATGCTCCAAGAGGTCGTTACCCACGAGGACATTGCCGAGGTAGTAGCCAAGTGGACCGGCATTCCGGTCAGCAAGATGCTGCAGTCGGACCGCGAGAAGCTGCTCAACCTCGAAGGTGAGCTGGGCAAGCGCGTGGCCGGGCAGAGTGAGGCCATTGCCGCCATCAGTGATGCCGTGCGCCGCTCCCGCGCCGGCTTGCAGGACCCCAAGCGCCCCATCGGCTCATTCATCTTCCTGGGCACTACCGGCGTGGGGAAAACCGAGCTAGCTAAAGCCCTGGCCGAGTACCTGTTCAACGATGAGAACAGCATGGTCCGCATCGACATGAGCGAGTATCAGGAGCGCCACGCCGTGTCCCGCCTCATCGGGGCGCCTCCCGGCTACGTAGGCTACGACGAGGGCGGCCAATTGACCGAGGCCGTGCGCCGCAAGCCCTACTCGGTCATCCTGCTCGACGAAATCGAGAAGGCCCACCCCGACGTGTTCAACATCCTGCTGCAGGTGCTCGACGACGGCCGCCTCACCGACAACAAAGGCCGGGTGGCGAACTTCAAGAACACCATCATCATCATGACCTCCAACACGGGCGCCGACATCATTCAGAAGAATTTCAAGGAGCTCAATGAATACAACCACGACGAGGTGGTAGACCGCACCCGCGAGGAAGTAGTCGAGCGTCTGAAAGGCCACATGCGCCCCGAGTTCCTGAACCGCATCGACGAAATCGTGATGTTCCAGCCCCTCAAGCGCAAGGAGATTCGCAAGATTGTCGACATCCAGTTCAAGCAGATTCAGCAGCGCCTGGAAGAAGCCGGCATCCGCCTCGAAGCTACCGACGAAGTGCTCAGCTACCTAGGCGAGCAGGGCTTCGACCCGCAGTTTGGGGCCCGCCCCTTGAAGCGTGTACTGCAGCGCCTCGTGCTCAACGAGTTGTCGAAAGACATCCTCTCGGGCCGCGTGACCAAGGACGCCGTGGTGGAAGCCGTGCTGGAAGACGACCAGATCCGCTTCGTGAACGTGGACGTGGAAATCCCCGGCGTGTAA
- a CDS encoding PIN-like domain-containing protein, with protein sequence MPPIEINSAFSFKSDKDLTIGESRAALSVFADRFPQAVILKDEFEFLFLDTNVLLDYYGMSKSEKAKLLKFFQANIERIYLPYRVQVEFLSNRLGVIEKDLFNPLNQIHTDFITTRNNIKQKYSSYLESKKKILSNDFPELWNELDNIAKGLDKLIGDKEIDEKVKKAVNDSRAGYKDIEVVDELLELCSQFHLLEPLSANEIKLLEKQYNELATLLTNAKEGEKWKNVFPGSGDFGKKDYPYGDYIIFHEIIKFMKNNNSDSIFLTNEKSKGDWMQKDMRPIIRYVEKSYSLTSHVMFIIHAEEPLKISFENIHKPAQPESLLINHSGAHPNYTYFLEADHPLSVKSEALREFLSKYKEEAEFSYSTSEGVFSKIVVTAIIDGNDYDSSANPTLYIKPSTVFFEHTEEGITLKKIYESVLELQCDIDQVKKTGNNYVVFWRRSTKCKVMILEQFVEKYRHDWIRIENSFLGTRRAIDIIASGTTPTEILTIPINPSIKDESEVLEKAFELSRRKSTNSPTTDS encoded by the coding sequence ATGCCACCAATAGAAATAAATAGCGCATTTAGCTTCAAGTCGGACAAAGATCTAACCATCGGCGAAAGCAGAGCAGCTTTGAGTGTATTTGCGGATAGATTTCCACAAGCAGTTATACTCAAAGACGAATTTGAATTTTTGTTCTTAGACACCAATGTCTTACTAGATTATTATGGCATGTCTAAAAGCGAGAAGGCCAAACTATTAAAGTTTTTTCAAGCAAATATTGAAAGAATTTACTTACCTTATCGAGTACAAGTAGAATTCTTAAGCAACCGCCTAGGAGTAATTGAAAAGGATTTGTTCAATCCTTTAAACCAAATTCATACTGATTTTATTACCACACGCAACAATATCAAACAAAAATATAGCTCCTATTTGGAATCTAAAAAAAAGATTTTATCAAATGACTTCCCTGAACTATGGAATGAATTAGACAATATTGCGAAAGGATTAGATAAACTTATTGGTGATAAGGAGATAGACGAAAAAGTCAAAAAGGCCGTCAACGACTCAAGGGCAGGATATAAAGACATTGAAGTGGTAGATGAGTTACTCGAACTGTGCTCACAATTTCATTTGCTAGAACCATTAAGCGCGAATGAAATAAAGTTACTAGAGAAACAATACAATGAGTTAGCTACCTTATTAACCAATGCTAAAGAAGGTGAGAAGTGGAAGAATGTTTTTCCAGGCAGTGGCGATTTTGGAAAAAAGGACTATCCATATGGAGATTATATTATCTTTCATGAGATTATTAAATTTATGAAAAACAATAATTCCGACTCGATATTTTTGACTAATGAAAAAAGCAAAGGGGATTGGATGCAAAAGGACATGCGCCCTATAATTAGATATGTTGAGAAGTCGTATTCTTTAACCTCTCACGTGATGTTCATAATCCATGCGGAAGAACCCTTAAAAATATCATTTGAGAACATTCACAAGCCCGCACAGCCAGAGAGCTTATTAATAAATCATTCAGGAGCTCACCCCAATTATACGTATTTCTTAGAAGCGGATCATCCGCTAAGTGTTAAATCAGAGGCTTTACGCGAATTTCTCTCTAAATACAAAGAAGAAGCAGAGTTCTCATACAGCACTAGCGAAGGTGTATTTTCAAAAATCGTTGTAACTGCTATCATTGATGGAAATGATTACGACTCATCAGCAAATCCTACACTCTATATTAAACCAAGTACGGTTTTCTTTGAGCACACTGAGGAGGGCATTACTCTAAAGAAAATATATGAAAGCGTACTTGAATTACAGTGCGATATCGATCAAGTTAAAAAGACTGGAAATAATTATGTAGTATTTTGGCGCAGGAGTACAAAGTGCAAAGTCATGATACTAGAGCAGTTTGTAGAAAAATATAGACACGATTGGATTAGAATAGAAAATAGTTTCTTGGGTACACGTAGAGCTATTGATATAATAGCTTCAGGCACTACGCCTACTGAAATACTTACTATTCCTATCAATCCTTCTATTAAAGACGAAAGTGAAGTGCTGGAAAAAGCTTTTGAGCTCTCAAGGAGGAAATCGACTAATTCTCCTACCACAGACAGTTGA
- a CDS encoding beta strand repeat-containing protein, producing MTATLRSRHLSGTDEHPPVVRQRPSGWRLLWVLLMLLTASHLGLAQTTTTGRLQWWPLKANSQDSAAVRATGILPSSATLRNFYLSDVTLGTAIKPYSSRFGAAFGSSPSGDGSFVPLPGSNLNRVYYVQFAVTAAANATLRADSLVLWSAFNNTASDLKLAVAYSRSGFTSDSAEVAGGGTGPIGPLTTRTSSPGTGTGTFADPIFLRNEITGANQTYRLALASGSGVTITGGQTLTIRLYYASGSSLAGRYALLRDVRVAGQVSTSSNCNATFTYAAASFCTNGSNPTPTISGTTGGTFSSTAGLSINATTGAINLAASTPGTYTVTYATSASCSSTATVTVTAAPTAAFSYPNAAYCVGDGATPTPTLAAGATGGTFSSTAGLSLNATTGAINLVTSTPGTYTVTNTVAASGTCAAVTATSTVTISPATTATFSYPATTFCASGTNPTATVTGTTGGTFSSTSGLSLNATTGAINLAASTPGTYTVTYRVSGTCPSTSTQTVTITSAPLATFSYANPTYCASGTTNPAPVFTGGAVAGTFTATPGGLTINATTGVITLSSSTPGTYTVTNTVAGSGSCGASTANTQVTIQATPTATLTAGGSTTFCQGGSVVLTAPATAGATYQFQLNGSNIAGATANSYTATASGNYTVVVTTTGGCTATSAPVAVTVNPATSATFSYPATTFCASGTNPTATVTGTTGGTFSSTSGLSLNATTGAINLAASTPGTYTVTYSVAGTCPSSATQTVTITNALSANFSYAAGTYCAGSTGTVAATLASGASAGTFSSTTGLSINATTGAINLATSTAGTYTVTNTVAASGSCAGTSATTTITITPTPARPTITVQYNGSVTTLTSSAATGNQFYLNGVAIAGATGQSYVINSAAQFGSYTVVTTTGGCASAPSIALVVSSSVKPLAGSSLSVYPNPTPDGNLTVELTGYSKAVNLSVLNALGQVVYSTTVPAATGTRQQAVDLSKLPAGVYILQAKTEGGLDTRRIVKE from the coding sequence ATGACTGCAACCTTACGTTCCCGCCATCTGTCTGGCACAGATGAGCATCCCCCTGTTGTGCGGCAGCGGCCCTCGGGCTGGCGGCTGCTCTGGGTATTGCTGATGTTACTGACGGCCTCCCACCTGGGTCTGGCCCAAACTACCACTACCGGCCGACTGCAATGGTGGCCGCTGAAGGCCAACAGCCAGGATAGCGCCGCGGTGCGGGCTACCGGTATTCTGCCCAGCTCCGCAACACTGCGCAACTTCTACCTCTCGGACGTAACGCTGGGCACCGCCATCAAGCCGTATTCGTCCCGCTTCGGTGCCGCCTTCGGCTCCTCGCCCAGCGGCGACGGGTCGTTTGTACCACTGCCCGGCAGCAACCTCAACCGCGTGTACTACGTCCAGTTTGCTGTTACGGCCGCAGCCAACGCCACCCTGCGGGCCGACTCCCTGGTGCTGTGGTCGGCTTTCAACAACACGGCCAGCGACCTGAAACTCGCCGTGGCCTACTCCCGGTCGGGCTTTACCAGCGACTCGGCGGAGGTAGCCGGCGGCGGCACGGGGCCTATTGGTCCGCTGACGACGCGCACTTCCTCTCCCGGTACCGGCACGGGTACCTTCGCCGACCCAATTTTTCTGCGCAATGAGATTACCGGCGCCAACCAAACTTACCGCCTGGCCCTGGCTTCGGGCAGCGGCGTAACCATTACCGGCGGCCAAACCCTGACTATTCGACTCTACTACGCCAGCGGCAGCAGCCTGGCTGGCCGTTACGCCTTACTGCGCGACGTGCGCGTGGCGGGTCAGGTCAGCACCAGCTCCAACTGCAACGCAACCTTTACCTACGCCGCGGCCAGCTTCTGCACCAACGGCAGCAACCCAACGCCCACCATCAGCGGCACGACCGGCGGCACGTTCAGCTCGACGGCAGGCCTGAGCATTAATGCCACGACCGGTGCCATCAACCTCGCGGCTTCGACGCCCGGTACCTACACCGTGACCTACGCCACTAGTGCCAGCTGCTCCAGCACGGCTACGGTAACCGTTACGGCGGCGCCCACGGCGGCATTCAGCTACCCGAACGCCGCTTACTGCGTCGGCGACGGAGCAACGCCCACGCCTACGCTGGCAGCCGGCGCTACCGGCGGCACGTTCAGCTCGACGGCGGGCTTGAGCCTCAACGCCACTACCGGCGCTATTAATCTGGTGACCAGCACGCCCGGCACTTACACCGTCACCAATACGGTAGCGGCCTCGGGCACGTGTGCGGCCGTAACGGCAACCAGCACGGTTACTATCAGCCCCGCCACGACGGCTACGTTCAGCTACCCGGCCACCACGTTCTGCGCCAGCGGCACCAACCCCACCGCCACGGTGACGGGCACCACGGGTGGCACGTTTAGCTCGACTTCGGGCCTGAGCCTGAATGCCACGACGGGCGCCATCAACCTCGCGGCTTCGACACCCGGCACCTACACAGTGACGTACCGCGTAAGCGGCACCTGCCCCAGCACCAGTACCCAGACCGTCACGATTACCTCGGCTCCGCTGGCGACCTTCTCGTATGCCAACCCGACATACTGCGCCTCAGGCACCACCAACCCGGCTCCCGTATTTACGGGCGGGGCAGTTGCGGGCACGTTCACGGCTACTCCCGGCGGCCTGACCATTAACGCCACGACCGGTGTTATTACACTGAGCAGCAGCACGCCCGGCACCTACACCGTGACCAACACTGTGGCCGGTTCCGGTAGCTGCGGCGCTTCCACAGCCAATACGCAGGTTACTATTCAGGCCACTCCTACCGCCACGCTCACGGCCGGCGGCTCCACCACGTTCTGCCAGGGTGGCTCGGTCGTTCTGACCGCACCAGCCACGGCCGGCGCTACCTACCAGTTCCAGCTCAACGGCAGCAACATTGCTGGGGCCACGGCCAACTCGTACACGGCTACGGCCAGCGGCAACTACACCGTCGTGGTTACCACAACGGGTGGCTGCACGGCTACTTCGGCACCAGTGGCCGTGACGGTCAACCCCGCCACGTCGGCCACGTTCAGCTACCCGGCCACCACGTTCTGCGCCAGCGGTACCAACCCCACCGCCACGGTGACGGGCACCACGGGTGGCACGTTCAGCTCGACTTCAGGCCTGAGCCTCAATGCTACGACGGGCGCCATCAACCTCGCGGCTTCGACGCCCGGCACCTACACAGTGACCTATAGCGTGGCCGGCACCTGCCCCTCCTCGGCTACCCAGACCGTAACCATTACCAATGCCCTGTCGGCTAACTTCAGCTACGCGGCCGGTACGTACTGCGCGGGCAGCACGGGCACGGTAGCCGCTACGCTGGCCTCGGGTGCTTCGGCTGGCACCTTCTCGTCGACTACGGGCTTGAGCATTAACGCCACGACAGGTGCCATCAACCTGGCCACCTCCACGGCTGGTACTTACACCGTGACCAACACGGTGGCCGCCTCCGGCAGCTGCGCTGGTACTTCTGCTACAACCACCATTACAATTACCCCGACGCCAGCTCGCCCGACCATCACGGTGCAGTACAACGGGTCGGTCACCACGCTCACCTCGAGTGCGGCCACGGGCAACCAGTTCTACCTCAACGGGGTGGCCATTGCCGGCGCTACGGGCCAGAGCTACGTCATTAACTCGGCCGCCCAGTTTGGCTCCTACACGGTCGTGACCACCACCGGCGGCTGTGCTTCGGCCCCTTCTATTGCCCTGGTCGTAAGCTCCAGCGTCAAGCCCCTGGCCGGCTCCAGCCTGAGCGTGTATCCCAACCCCACCCCCGATGGTAACCTCACCGTGGAACTGACGGGCTACAGCAAGGCCGTGAATTTGAGCGTACTCAATGCGCTGGGCCAGGTGGTGTATTCGACCACCGTACCGGCCGCTACGGGCACGCGCCAGCAAGCAGTAGACTTGAGCAAGCTGCCCGCCGGCGTTTATATTCTGCAGGCCAAAACTGAAGGCGGCCTCGACACCCGCCGCATTGTAAAGGAATAA
- a CDS encoding winged helix-turn-helix transcriptional regulator — protein MQSCPGNGPKSQYQAVRDTLDVVSGRWKLVILAALFVRPFRFRELSREIGITPRILTKELQDLEQHQLVTRTVLDTRPITVEYACTAHSRTLLPVVQAMSDWGYFHHEVIVGHKRPDDPARASEPAAP, from the coding sequence ATGCAATCCTGCCCCGGCAACGGCCCCAAAAGTCAGTACCAGGCCGTGCGCGACACGCTCGACGTCGTCAGTGGCCGCTGGAAGCTTGTTATCCTGGCGGCCCTCTTCGTGCGCCCTTTCCGCTTCCGGGAGCTAAGCCGCGAAATCGGCATCACGCCCCGCATCCTGACCAAGGAGCTCCAGGATCTGGAGCAGCACCAGCTCGTCACGCGCACCGTCCTCGATACCCGCCCCATCACCGTCGAATACGCCTGCACGGCCCACAGCCGCACCCTGCTGCCCGTCGTGCAGGCCATGAGCGACTGGGGCTACTTTCACCACGAAGTCATTGTGGGTCACAAGCGCCCCGACGACCCGGCCCGCGCTTCCGAACCGGCGGCTCCGTAG
- a CDS encoding alpha/beta hydrolase has protein sequence MLTGVLSRAQSKDPVKGVWSGTVNMFGSATPVLINFDPLQQAVGSRRATIDLPKMGLHSVQVDTLMQGPKDDSLRLVVSTLPGSFVGRLSADAQRLTGFLLLAGQRMPLQLQPGKLSWSTPLRPQALRLPLPYREASITFAGGSSGTQLAGTLALPKGRRSVPAVVLVSGSGPHNRHGEQFGHQPFRVLADNLARRGFAVLCYDERGVGASTGRFAPATTTDFAADVAAAVAALRANRRIDAQRIFLIGHSQGSLEVARVAAQDAGVAGIALLSGLAEPLVEVYKARLRAQMAPHLNKSDTTGRADILKTQLVCEAVLTIIAASPNEAAAVAALQQPIPAQGITPEELAYFAPTYMQPTVQDILRQDPRADLRKIRVPVLAVTGALDTDAPAATQLPALKAALPASSSTQLTTVVVPEVTHFLQTIPAGTTLSPYDNPESISPAALSAIGDWLTKQTKQPKSN, from the coding sequence ATGTTGACGGGCGTACTGAGCCGAGCCCAAAGTAAAGATCCTGTTAAGGGCGTTTGGAGCGGCACGGTCAATATGTTTGGCAGCGCCACGCCGGTGCTCATTAATTTTGACCCGCTGCAGCAGGCAGTTGGCAGTCGGCGCGCCACCATCGATTTGCCCAAGATGGGTTTGCACAGCGTGCAAGTAGACACGCTCATGCAAGGGCCGAAGGATGACAGCCTGCGCCTGGTTGTCAGCACCCTGCCGGGCAGCTTCGTGGGACGATTATCGGCCGACGCGCAACGGCTCACGGGTTTTTTGTTGTTAGCCGGCCAGCGTATGCCGCTGCAGCTACAACCCGGCAAGCTCAGTTGGTCGACTCCCTTACGCCCCCAGGCGCTGCGGTTGCCTTTGCCCTATCGGGAGGCTTCGATAACCTTTGCGGGCGGCAGCTCCGGAACCCAGCTTGCCGGTACCCTTGCCCTGCCCAAAGGTCGCCGGTCGGTGCCGGCCGTGGTGCTGGTTTCGGGCTCGGGCCCCCACAATCGCCACGGCGAGCAATTCGGGCACCAGCCTTTTCGGGTGCTGGCCGATAACCTGGCCCGCCGGGGTTTTGCCGTACTGTGCTACGACGAGCGTGGGGTAGGAGCATCGACGGGGCGCTTTGCCCCAGCCACAACCACCGATTTTGCCGCGGACGTTGCGGCGGCGGTTGCCGCCCTGCGGGCCAACAGGCGCATAGACGCGCAGCGCATCTTCCTTATAGGCCACAGCCAGGGCTCCCTGGAGGTGGCGCGCGTGGCCGCGCAGGATGCTGGAGTGGCCGGTATTGCCCTGCTCAGCGGGCTGGCCGAACCGCTGGTAGAGGTGTACAAAGCCCGCCTGCGGGCCCAGATGGCCCCGCATCTAAACAAGTCCGATACGACCGGCCGCGCGGATATACTTAAAACGCAACTGGTATGCGAAGCCGTTCTAACCATCATTGCCGCCTCGCCCAACGAAGCCGCGGCCGTGGCAGCCTTGCAGCAGCCGATTCCTGCGCAAGGCATCACCCCGGAGGAACTGGCTTACTTCGCCCCGACCTATATGCAACCTACGGTGCAGGATATCCTGCGGCAGGACCCGCGGGCTGATTTGCGCAAGATCAGGGTACCCGTGCTGGCCGTTACCGGCGCCCTCGACACCGACGCCCCGGCTGCTACCCAGCTGCCGGCCCTAAAGGCCGCATTGCCTGCGTCGAGCAGCACTCAGTTGACTACAGTCGTTGTGCCCGAGGTTACGCACTTCCTGCAGACTATTCCGGCTGGCACCACGCTTTCCCCTTACGACAACCCCGAATCCATTTCACCCGCTGCTTTGTCGGCAATTGGCGACTGGCTGACCAAGCAGACCAAGCAGCCGAAAAGCAACTAG